Proteins encoded by one window of Deinococcus sp. KSM4-11:
- a CDS encoding helix-turn-helix transcriptional regulator: MNVRWKVKEYLEDSGKSTYALWKASGLSRTTAYAISSGEMKGMEFDTLGKLIGGLEKLTGKRVELSDVLEVVR, encoded by the coding sequence GTGAACGTGCGCTGGAAAGTCAAAGAATATTTAGAGGACTCGGGGAAGAGCACCTATGCGCTGTGGAAGGCATCAGGACTCTCCCGCACGACGGCCTACGCCATCTCCAGCGGCGAGATGAAGGGCATGGAATTCGACACGCTCGGAAAGTTGATTGGCGGTCTGGAGAAGCTGACTGGTAAGCGCGTAGAGCTTTCGGACGTACTGGAAGTAGTGCGCTGA
- a CDS encoding site-specific integrase has product MSGIAATKTEAEDALSRVRTDAARGQFTVNAQTTLKDYLNEWHAARKGNLAAKYAAAQDSLIQRHIIPGLGKRRLGTITPRDLEALYAGLTFQDTRTEDKTKGKPLGDSMKRQVHNLLHRAFADAVRHGELLRNPADVARPAYTRTAAQEEKVIAWSAKEAGAFYQVARPDRVGSVFCFMLATGLRVGEALGLRWENVNAKTGVVHVREALVSLGGVAHRTTPKTARSRRSITVSGDALIILQEWQERPVLDVEAQGRRYVASDAVFTNTIGGPILPDTVYKQMRVLCNQAKVRYLGTHVLRHTFISLQAASGRPVEVVSAHVGHAKASFTLDRYRTVFQHERADMTLDVAALISPSEKGK; this is encoded by the coding sequence GTGTCCGGGATCGCTGCCACGAAGACAGAAGCAGAGGACGCCCTGAGCCGCGTGCGGACAGATGCGGCGCGCGGACAATTCACCGTGAACGCCCAGACGACCCTGAAGGATTATCTGAACGAATGGCACGCCGCGCGGAAGGGGAATCTGGCCGCGAAGTATGCCGCCGCCCAGGACAGCCTCATTCAGCGGCACATCATTCCCGGCCTGGGGAAGCGCCGGCTGGGCACGATCACGCCCCGCGACCTCGAAGCCCTGTATGCCGGGTTGACCTTCCAGGACACACGCACGGAAGACAAGACGAAGGGAAAGCCGCTGGGTGACTCCATGAAGCGCCAGGTGCACAACCTGCTTCACCGGGCCTTTGCTGACGCCGTGAGGCATGGCGAGCTGCTGAGGAATCCGGCGGATGTGGCACGGCCCGCGTACACCCGCACGGCCGCGCAGGAAGAGAAGGTGATAGCCTGGTCCGCGAAGGAAGCAGGCGCCTTCTATCAGGTGGCCCGACCAGATCGAGTGGGTAGCGTGTTCTGTTTCATGCTCGCGACTGGTCTGCGCGTAGGGGAGGCCTTGGGCCTGCGGTGGGAGAACGTCAATGCGAAGACGGGAGTAGTCCATGTTCGGGAAGCGCTCGTGAGCCTGGGTGGTGTGGCGCACCGGACGACCCCGAAGACGGCCCGCTCTCGCCGGTCGATTACGGTAAGTGGGGATGCTCTGATCATTCTGCAGGAGTGGCAGGAACGGCCTGTGCTGGACGTAGAAGCGCAGGGAAGACGGTACGTGGCCAGTGACGCGGTATTTACAAACACGATAGGCGGGCCGATCCTGCCGGACACGGTCTATAAGCAGATGCGTGTCTTGTGCAATCAGGCGAAGGTGCGTTACCTGGGGACGCACGTGCTCCGGCACACCTTTATTTCCCTGCAGGCGGCCAGCGGGCGGCCCGTCGAAGTCGTGTCCGCTCACGTCGGACATGCGAAGGCATCCTTCACCCTGGATCGATACCGGACGGTGTTCCAGCACGAGCGGGCGGACATGACTCTAGACGTTGCGGCTCTCATCAGTCCCTCAGAGAAGGGCAAGTGA
- the mqnP gene encoding menaquinone biosynthesis prenyltransferase MqnP → MVSGDTRVKTFLDLVKFEHTVFALPFAYAGMLLASMQSRGTGWPGWHTLLWVTVAMAAARTAAMGANRVIDRFIDARNPRTALREVPAGKVSPAQAWALVVVSLVLLAVASAQLNPLCLLLMPLAVVFLIGYPYTKRFTWLCHVWLGITDGAAAAGGWIAVTGHFAPGAWALWAVVIFWMVGLDVIYATMDYAFDVANGIQSIPARFGIPAALRIAAVSHALTFAGLLLVGVVTGASFWYVLAALIMGAILLYEHRIVNPQDLGRVNVAFFDANMWLALTMLAGVIVDVAWRTLT, encoded by the coding sequence ATGGTAAGCGGCGACACGCGCGTGAAGACGTTCCTGGATCTGGTGAAGTTCGAGCATACGGTGTTCGCGCTGCCGTTCGCTTACGCGGGTATGTTGCTGGCGAGCATGCAATCGCGTGGGACAGGATGGCCCGGCTGGCACACACTGCTGTGGGTGACCGTGGCGATGGCAGCGGCCCGGACGGCGGCTATGGGAGCCAACCGCGTGATCGACCGCTTCATCGATGCGCGCAATCCGCGCACGGCGCTGCGGGAGGTGCCGGCTGGGAAGGTCTCGCCTGCCCAGGCGTGGGCACTGGTGGTGGTCAGTCTGGTGCTCCTGGCGGTCGCGTCGGCGCAGCTGAATCCGCTGTGTCTGCTGCTGATGCCGCTCGCGGTGGTGTTCCTGATCGGGTATCCGTACACGAAGCGCTTCACGTGGCTGTGTCATGTGTGGCTGGGCATCACGGATGGAGCGGCGGCGGCGGGCGGCTGGATCGCGGTGACAGGGCACTTCGCGCCGGGGGCGTGGGCCTTGTGGGCCGTCGTGATCTTCTGGATGGTCGGTCTGGACGTGATCTACGCGACCATGGATTACGCCTTCGACGTGGCGAACGGCATCCAGAGCATTCCGGCGCGTTTCGGCATTCCGGCCGCACTGCGGATCGCGGCGGTCAGCCACGCCCTGACCTTCGCGGGCCTGCTGCTGGTGGGCGTGGTGACGGGCGCGAGTTTTTGGTACGTGCTGGCGGCGCTGATCATGGGCGCCATCCTGCTGTACGAACACCGGATTGTGAATCCGCAGGATCTGGGCCGCGTGAACGTGGCGTTCTTCGACGCGAACATGTGGTTGGCCCTGACCATGCTGGCGGGCGTGATCGTGGATGTGGCGTGGCGCACCCTGACCTGA
- a CDS encoding adenylate/guanylate cyclase domain-containing protein, producing MAKLLPLSSVPAATTAACLVLVDLVGSTELAHRLPLPHYMSLMTEFVQVMILSFEARGGQILQHQGDAVLAYWDAPSTEHACLAALEAHDRTARLSLAGLLGVDLRLRAGVAAGEVLTGMVGGQRSAYGLPVNYARRLCDAAVPGQTLVCGNIAGMNLRGMIREARAPMALQGFGAACETFSLRQDSAVRMKVD from the coding sequence ATGGCCAAGTTGCTGCCCCTCTCCAGCGTGCCCGCCGCCACCACGGCAGCCTGCCTGGTACTCGTGGATCTGGTCGGCAGCACCGAACTCGCGCACCGTCTGCCCCTGCCGCACTACATGTCATTGATGACCGAGTTCGTACAGGTCATGATCCTAAGTTTCGAGGCGCGCGGCGGTCAGATCCTTCAGCACCAGGGCGACGCCGTGCTCGCGTACTGGGACGCTCCCTCCACGGAGCACGCCTGTCTGGCCGCCCTGGAAGCCCATGACCGTACCGCGCGGCTGTCGTTGGCGGGTCTGTTGGGTGTCGACCTGCGCCTGAGGGCAGGCGTAGCCGCCGGAGAGGTGCTGACCGGCATGGTGGGCGGCCAGCGCAGTGCCTATGGCCTGCCGGTCAATTACGCCCGCCGCCTGTGCGACGCGGCCGTTCCCGGACAGACGCTGGTGTGCGGCAACATCGCCGGCATGAACCTGCGGGGCATGATCCGCGAGGCCCGCGCGCCCATGGCATTGCAGGGGTTTGGTGCCGCGTGTGAGACGTTCTCACTGCGCCAGGACAGCGCCGTGCGCATGAAAGTTGATTAA
- a CDS encoding response regulator transcription factor: MERKPLVLVIEDEKDIARFIELELAAEGYATEVAFDGVTGLSKFREVNPDLVILDLMLPVLDGLEVARRIRKTSNTPIIILTAKDGIQDKVEGLDSGADDYLIKPFSIEELLARVRAHLRRVNPAVTGEVRVADLVMNLDGREIFRGGRRVELSAKEFELLELLARNPGKVFSRFEIEEKVWPEYTGGSNVVDVYIGYLRRKLEEGGERRLIHTVRGVGYVLREE; this comes from the coding sequence ATGGAACGTAAGCCCCTGGTTCTCGTCATCGAAGACGAAAAAGACATTGCCCGTTTTATCGAGCTGGAACTCGCCGCCGAAGGCTACGCCACCGAGGTGGCCTTTGATGGCGTGACCGGTCTCTCCAAATTCCGTGAAGTCAACCCCGATCTCGTCATCCTCGACCTGATGCTGCCCGTGCTCGACGGCCTGGAGGTCGCGCGGCGCATCCGCAAGACCAGCAATACGCCGATCATCATCCTGACCGCCAAGGACGGCATTCAGGACAAGGTCGAGGGCCTCGACAGCGGCGCCGACGACTACCTGATCAAGCCCTTCTCCATCGAGGAACTGCTCGCCCGCGTGCGCGCCCACCTGCGGCGCGTGAATCCGGCCGTGACCGGCGAGGTGCGCGTGGCCGACTTGGTCATGAACCTCGATGGCCGCGAGATCTTTCGCGGTGGACGCCGCGTGGAACTGTCCGCCAAGGAGTTCGAACTGCTGGAACTCCTGGCCCGCAATCCCGGCAAGGTCTTCTCACGGTTCGAGATCGAGGAGAAGGTCTGGCCCGAATACACCGGCGGCAGCAACGTCGTGGACGTGTATATCGGTTACCTTCGGCGCAAGCTGGAGGAGGGCGGGGAACGCCGCCTGATCCACACGGTGCGCGGCGTCGGCTACGTGCTGCGCGAGGAGTAA
- a CDS encoding cell wall metabolism sensor histidine kinase WalK, whose product MTLRWRLTLFYTALLAALLLMVGVTTLYLMRTSLLNTLDNELLGEYSRFANTSTSISLSACDSSNAETTPLSDASLTARYQFPNSNLQVEQLLFYTHPELVEALGGVNRAATLATLRRVEDFSRRSLGFDCAFPVKLTDDQLTELIRSSGGRLYLNYPRRDSFNAQPVMVRLLVVLAPVRQATSALPGDEESVLSLVFVGRPVDDLATTLNQLRSVIILLFLAGLVIAGTGAFLLAGQALQPLRLVQRAAEKIGGQTLAQRVPVPATGDEVQSLAQALNGMLGRLEASFEAQRRFTSDASHELRTPVTAISGHASYLLRRTSPTGQQQESLNIIRSESERLTNLIASLLELARSDSGALVMQKAPILSTLFLSELARELGPLAQAQHTTIQVMGQDVAFEGDPDRLKQVIINLVSNALKAGSTTITLQSQAVLDGAQVRLSVRDDGPGIPKDQLERLFDRFYRLEDSRSRDQGGAGLGLSIARGIVDAHGGRIWLESTVGEGTAVHVQLPVGDLPDLDDEDVP is encoded by the coding sequence GTGACGCTGCGCTGGCGGCTCACGCTGTTCTACACGGCGCTGCTGGCGGCCCTGCTGCTGATGGTGGGCGTTACCACGCTGTACCTGATGCGGACCAGCCTGCTCAACACCCTCGACAACGAACTCCTGGGCGAATATTCACGCTTCGCGAATACGTCCACCAGTATTTCCCTGAGCGCCTGCGATTCGTCGAACGCCGAGACCACGCCCCTGTCGGACGCCAGCCTCACCGCCCGCTACCAGTTCCCGAATTCGAACCTTCAGGTCGAGCAGCTGCTGTTCTATACCCATCCGGAACTCGTCGAGGCGCTGGGGGGCGTGAACCGGGCGGCGACGCTCGCCACCCTGCGGCGCGTGGAGGATTTCAGCCGGCGTTCCCTGGGCTTCGACTGCGCGTTCCCGGTCAAGTTGACCGACGACCAGCTGACCGAGCTGATCCGCTCCAGCGGTGGCCGCCTGTACCTGAACTACCCGCGCCGCGACTCGTTCAACGCGCAGCCCGTCATGGTGCGGCTGCTGGTCGTGCTGGCTCCGGTGCGTCAGGCGACCAGCGCGCTGCCCGGCGATGAGGAGAGCGTGCTGAGCCTGGTGTTCGTGGGCCGCCCCGTGGACGACCTGGCCACCACCCTCAACCAGCTCAGGAGCGTCATCATCCTGCTGTTCCTGGCGGGCCTGGTGATCGCGGGCACGGGTGCTTTCCTGCTGGCCGGGCAGGCCCTCCAGCCGCTGCGGCTGGTGCAGCGGGCGGCCGAGAAGATCGGCGGGCAGACCCTTGCGCAGCGCGTTCCGGTGCCCGCCACGGGCGACGAGGTGCAGTCGCTGGCACAGGCGCTCAACGGCATGCTGGGCCGCCTGGAGGCGAGCTTCGAGGCGCAGCGGCGATTCACCAGCGATGCCAGCCACGAACTGCGGACGCCGGTGACGGCCATCAGCGGGCACGCCAGTTATCTGCTGCGTCGCACCAGTCCGACCGGGCAGCAGCAGGAGAGTCTCAACATCATCCGCAGCGAGTCCGAGCGGCTCACCAACCTGATCGCCAGCCTGCTGGAACTGGCCCGCAGCGACAGTGGCGCGCTGGTCATGCAGAAGGCCCCGATCCTGTCCACGCTGTTCCTGTCGGAACTGGCGCGGGAACTCGGGCCGCTCGCGCAGGCGCAGCACACGACCATTCAGGTGATGGGTCAGGACGTGGCCTTCGAGGGCGACCCGGATCGACTCAAGCAGGTGATCATCAACCTCGTGAGCAACGCCCTGAAGGCCGGATCCACGACCATCACCCTGCAGAGTCAGGCGGTGCTGGACGGCGCGCAGGTGCGCCTGAGCGTCCGCGACGACGGGCCGGGCATTCCCAAGGATCAACTCGAACGCCTCTTCGACCGGTTCTACCGCCTGGAGGACAGCCGCAGCCGGGATCAGGGCGGCGCGGGCCTGGGCCTGAGCATTGCCCGCGGGATCGTGGACGCCCACGGCGGGCGCATCTGGCTGGAGAGCACCGTGGGCGAGGGCACGGCCGTGCACGTGCAGCTGCCGGTGGGCGACCTGCCGGATCTGGATGACGAGGACGTGCCGTAA
- the argR gene encoding arginine repressor translates to MPAALSKEQRQKRIQDIIAREGISTQGELVQRLREGGIQVTQATISRDINELRLVRVPVGKGRHRYALAQMTGHSNVEGELARLFQNFVHDIDRGENTLVIRTADGHATGVAMLLDRLRRDDIVGTIAGEDTIFVLARTVAEGEALMEELHELMLG, encoded by the coding sequence GTGCCCGCCGCGCTCAGCAAGGAACAACGCCAGAAACGCATCCAGGACATCATCGCCCGCGAGGGGATCTCCACGCAGGGGGAACTCGTGCAGCGCCTGCGCGAGGGCGGCATTCAGGTCACCCAGGCGACCATCAGCCGCGACATCAACGAGCTGCGGCTGGTGCGCGTCCCGGTCGGCAAGGGACGCCACCGCTACGCCCTGGCGCAGATGACCGGGCACAGCAACGTCGAGGGCGAACTCGCGCGGCTCTTCCAGAACTTCGTGCACGACATCGACCGGGGCGAGAACACCCTGGTGATCCGCACCGCCGACGGACACGCGACCGGCGTGGCCATGCTCCTCGACCGCCTGCGCCGTGACGACATCGTCGGCACCATTGCCGGTGAGGACACCATTTTCGTCCTGGCCCGCACCGTCGCCGAGGGTGAGGCGCTGATGGAAGAACTGCACGAACTGATGCTGGGCTGA
- the coaBC gene encoding bifunctional phosphopantothenoylcysteine decarboxylase/phosphopantothenate--cysteine ligase CoaBC, whose protein sequence is MTEATPASTSCVLVIVGGSMAAVKAPSVLRRLREQGLGVRAIATRAALAFITELSLSTAADGLVGTDAHWFEARPDALHLTHARVDGVVVVAASAELLAGAAGGHANDLALASLLSVRGPVLWVPAMNEAMWRSPAVQANVERLRSWGHRFLGPEVGAFGTRGEGSGLGRMAEPEDIAARMLTLLRPVKRDLEGMRVVVSAGPTREYLDPVRFISNPSSGKMGFAVAEEARDRGADVTLVTGPVTLGDPPGVTTVRIESALELRDAVVAAAADADIVVMTAAVADYRAAEQASEKQAKIAGDVTIHLTPNPDILAHLGADKGKRVLVGFAMETHAGVERAAAKAARKNADFILLNYPTREGTAFGGDDNQVTLVRPDGRHEDWPRVSKREVARRLLDEAVQAAHARPTV, encoded by the coding sequence ATGACCGAGGCGACTCCCGCGTCCACATCCTGCGTGCTGGTGATCGTGGGCGGTTCCATGGCGGCCGTGAAGGCGCCGTCCGTGCTGCGCCGGCTGCGCGAACAGGGCCTCGGCGTGCGGGCGATCGCCACGCGCGCCGCCCTGGCCTTCATCACGGAGCTGAGCCTCAGCACCGCCGCCGACGGGCTGGTGGGCACCGATGCCCACTGGTTCGAGGCCCGCCCCGACGCCCTGCACCTGACCCACGCACGGGTGGACGGCGTCGTGGTAGTGGCTGCCTCGGCCGAGCTGCTGGCTGGCGCGGCGGGCGGCCATGCGAACGATCTGGCGCTGGCGAGCCTGCTCAGCGTGAGGGGGCCGGTGCTGTGGGTGCCCGCCATGAACGAGGCCATGTGGCGCAGTCCGGCCGTGCAGGCCAATGTGGAGCGCCTCCGGAGCTGGGGCCACCGCTTCCTGGGGCCGGAAGTCGGCGCCTTCGGCACGCGCGGCGAGGGCAGTGGCCTGGGGCGCATGGCCGAGCCCGAGGACATCGCCGCCCGAATGCTGACCCTGCTGCGCCCGGTCAAGCGAGACTTGGAGGGCATGCGCGTCGTCGTCTCGGCCGGACCGACCCGCGAGTACCTCGATCCGGTGCGGTTCATCAGCAATCCGTCGAGCGGCAAGATGGGCTTTGCCGTGGCCGAGGAGGCGCGCGACCGGGGCGCGGACGTGACCCTAGTGACGGGCCCCGTGACGCTCGGCGACCCGCCCGGCGTGACGACCGTCCGGATTGAATCCGCGCTGGAACTGCGGGACGCGGTGGTCGCGGCGGCGGCAGACGCGGACATCGTCGTGATGACGGCCGCCGTGGCGGATTACCGCGCGGCCGAGCAGGCTTCAGAGAAACAGGCGAAAATCGCGGGCGACGTGACCATTCACCTCACGCCCAACCCGGACATCCTGGCGCACCTGGGGGCCGACAAGGGCAAGCGGGTGCTGGTGGGCTTCGCCATGGAAACCCACGCCGGAGTGGAGCGGGCCGCCGCGAAGGCCGCGCGCAAGAACGCGGATTTCATCCTGCTGAACTACCCCACCCGCGAGGGCACGGCCTTCGGCGGGGACGACAACCAGGTGACGCTGGTGCGGCCCGACGGCCGCCACGAGGACTGGCCACGCGTGAGCAAGCGTGAGGTCGCGCGCCGGCTGCTGGACGAGGCCGTGCAGGCGGCCCACGCCCGCCCGACAGTTTGA
- a CDS encoding TetR/AcrR family transcriptional regulator, with translation MPSHRRLDADTRREQLLATAQNLFIERGFEGVGMNDIAHALGTSRPTVYTYFTSTTAMLRALLDARLPALWQRLHPLLETGQDSGPPVHMALDYRAIFGALLQERDLLLLMHSGGGPTFREQRSHFLQELAALLAPYRPALARPGALHIVTLLLEAVAVETLRHPESAPEGLDDSLAAFLVGGLGALRGN, from the coding sequence ATGCCCTCCCACCGCCGCCTGGATGCCGACACCCGCCGGGAACAGTTGCTCGCCACCGCCCAGAACCTGTTCATCGAGCGCGGTTTCGAGGGCGTGGGGATGAACGACATCGCCCACGCCCTGGGCACCTCCAGACCCACCGTGTACACCTACTTCACCTCCACCACAGCCATGCTGCGCGCCCTGCTCGACGCCCGACTCCCCGCCCTGTGGCAGCGCCTGCATCCCCTGCTGGAAACCGGGCAGGACTCCGGCCCCCCGGTTCACATGGCGCTGGATTACCGGGCGATCTTCGGGGCCCTGCTCCAGGAACGCGACCTGCTGCTGCTCATGCACTCCGGCGGCGGCCCGACCTTCCGGGAACAGCGCAGTCACTTCCTGCAGGAACTCGCCGCCCTGCTCGCCCCGTACCGGCCCGCACTGGCCCGGCCCGGCGCCCTGCACATCGTCACGCTGTTACTGGAGGCCGTGGCCGTCGAGACCCTGCGCCACCCGGAGAGCGCTCCCGAAGGGCTGGACGACAGCCTGGCCGCGTTTCTGGTCGGTGGCCTGGGCGCGCTGCGCGGCAACTAG
- a CDS encoding YhgE/Pip domain-containing protein, whose amino-acid sequence MSARTPLNLQTLRDDYRRLSPAERRLWQWPMMWVSAAAITAVPLAYATIYLSSALDPYGHLENLPVALVNLDQGTVSRGQTYTLGQDVLRDLNATPKFHYLPYPSEQAAQDAVRRGDAYFALTIPRTFSKQAIAGSSAEHGQLNFYVAEGSNYFASRVATAFATTLSDELNRTLGENRWTVVQRTLADAQRNLTSLRSATDQLQAGASQLKIGTRQLDYGAGTLATGAQRAALGGQQLVTGAASLSSAVTRLTDGTGKLAGGLNTLEAATPGLATLAPLKSGAARLVSGTGDLASGLDALSGGAGTLSTGAARAASSATQLAQGGATLARQLPQLQTGLGQLSAGAERLAASARVASAGATQLSRGATQLSTTLPALQSGLTQLSASAAQLAVGAAELNGGAQQLVQAGAPLATQSPALRGSLGQVSASARQLSISAGSFATRTAALNANLRTQILVPQAVREDVASLAAQADDLRAASVTLRARLDRLGAPLRQAATPAGPSGGDQTQAAAQLGSAASALSARLSAASRSSDAAVQGAQLLATNATALASGVGSLASGAKLLSTQLGTARAGSADAVQGAKKLGDGATQLAAGVKTLQSGAHTLADKATQAAGGARSLQGGAKTLQSGVNTLVDGTVKIKSTLGQITRQLPSQSDLNAVKNGARTLAAKSGELGEGLKTVASGATSLQQGASDVNAGAGKLLTGLTTLQSRIPTRIDSLTGDPAGLSVSVKPAVQTFAAVKNNGAAFAPYFMALSLWVGVTLTTFIFPYQQLPRSGRRSSQLARVIRKAAAPAALVTLQALLVVLGVHLLGVDFLHPAQVVFTAVASSLTFLVMVLALIFCFGAAGRLLALILLVLQLAASGGSYPVETAPRFFQVIHAWLPVTQSVGALRHGLSGAFEGHYVTFMLTLLALFVLSFGVALLGRRRWEFVADDDFKPLISTPIISKDVPPDPYIDAASDTPRDIPERAVPN is encoded by the coding sequence ATGTCCGCACGCACCCCCCTCAATCTCCAGACGCTCAGGGACGATTACCGCCGCCTGAGCCCCGCCGAGCGCCGCCTGTGGCAGTGGCCGATGATGTGGGTCTCCGCCGCCGCCATCACCGCCGTGCCGCTCGCCTACGCCACCATCTACCTCAGCAGCGCCCTCGACCCGTACGGCCACCTGGAGAACCTCCCCGTGGCCCTCGTGAACCTCGACCAGGGCACCGTCAGCCGCGGGCAGACCTACACCCTGGGCCAGGACGTTCTGCGCGACCTGAACGCCACGCCGAAATTCCACTACCTGCCCTACCCTAGCGAGCAGGCCGCGCAGGACGCCGTGCGGCGCGGCGACGCCTACTTCGCCCTGACCATCCCGCGCACCTTCAGCAAACAGGCGATCGCCGGCAGCAGCGCCGAGCACGGCCAGCTGAACTTCTATGTCGCCGAGGGCAGCAATTACTTCGCCAGCCGCGTGGCCACTGCCTTTGCCACCACCCTCAGCGACGAGCTGAACCGTACCCTCGGCGAGAACCGCTGGACGGTCGTCCAGCGCACCCTGGCCGACGCCCAGCGCAACCTCACCAGCCTCCGCAGCGCCACCGACCAGTTGCAGGCTGGCGCGTCGCAGCTCAAGATCGGCACCCGGCAACTCGACTACGGCGCGGGCACCCTCGCGACCGGTGCGCAGCGAGCGGCCCTCGGCGGCCAGCAGCTCGTGACCGGGGCCGCGTCGCTTTCCAGTGCCGTCACGCGCCTCACCGACGGCACCGGCAAACTCGCGGGCGGCCTGAACACGTTGGAGGCCGCCACGCCCGGCCTGGCCACGCTGGCACCTCTGAAATCCGGCGCGGCCCGGCTGGTCAGCGGAACCGGCGACCTCGCCAGCGGCCTCGACGCGCTGTCGGGCGGAGCGGGCACCCTCTCGACGGGCGCCGCCAGGGCGGCCAGCAGCGCCACGCAACTCGCACAGGGCGGCGCGACCCTCGCCCGGCAGCTCCCGCAGCTTCAGACTGGACTGGGCCAGCTTTCCGCCGGCGCTGAGCGGCTCGCGGCCTCGGCCCGCGTGGCTAGCGCCGGGGCCACGCAGCTGTCCAGAGGGGCGACCCAGCTCTCGACCACCCTCCCGGCCCTGCAGAGCGGCCTGACCCAGCTGTCGGCCAGCGCCGCGCAGCTCGCGGTAGGTGCGGCCGAGCTGAATGGCGGTGCCCAGCAGCTCGTGCAGGCCGGAGCCCCCCTGGCGACCCAGTCCCCGGCGCTGCGCGGCAGCCTGGGGCAGGTGAGCGCCAGCGCCCGGCAGCTCAGCATCAGCGCCGGCAGCTTTGCCACGCGCACCGCCGCCCTCAACGCCAACCTCCGCACGCAGATTCTGGTGCCCCAGGCCGTCCGCGAGGACGTCGCCTCCCTGGCCGCCCAGGCCGACGACCTGCGGGCCGCCAGCGTCACCCTGCGCGCCCGCCTTGACCGGCTGGGCGCCCCCCTCCGCCAGGCCGCCACACCCGCCGGGCCCAGTGGCGGCGACCAGACCCAGGCCGCCGCGCAACTCGGCAGTGCGGCCAGCGCCCTGTCGGCCCGGCTGAGTGCTGCCAGCCGCAGCTCGGACGCTGCCGTCCAGGGAGCCCAGCTCCTGGCCACCAACGCCACGGCCCTGGCCAGCGGCGTGGGCAGCCTGGCCAGCGGTGCGAAGCTCCTGTCCACCCAGCTGGGCACCGCCCGCGCCGGCAGCGCCGATGCCGTCCAGGGAGCAAAAAAACTGGGTGACGGAGCCACGCAGCTCGCAGCGGGCGTGAAGACCCTCCAGAGTGGCGCACACACGCTGGCCGACAAGGCGACCCAGGCGGCCGGCGGCGCCCGCAGCCTGCAGGGCGGCGCGAAGACCCTGCAATCCGGCGTGAATACTCTGGTGGACGGCACCGTGAAGATCAAATCCACGCTAGGACAGATCACCCGCCAGCTGCCCAGCCAGAGCGACCTGAACGCCGTGAAGAACGGGGCCCGCACCCTGGCCGCGAAGAGCGGGGAGCTCGGCGAGGGGCTCAAGACGGTGGCCAGCGGGGCCACGTCTCTCCAGCAGGGGGCCAGTGACGTGAACGCCGGGGCCGGGAAACTTCTCACCGGCCTGACCACGCTGCAATCCAGGATTCCCACCCGGATCGACTCGCTGACCGGCGATCCGGCCGGGCTGAGCGTGAGCGTGAAACCCGCCGTGCAGACCTTCGCAGCCGTGAAGAACAACGGCGCGGCCTTCGCCCCGTACTTCATGGCCCTGAGCCTGTGGGTCGGCGTGACCCTGACCACCTTCATCTTCCCGTACCAGCAACTGCCCCGCAGCGGACGGCGCAGTTCGCAGCTCGCCCGCGTGATCCGCAAGGCCGCCGCGCCCGCCGCACTCGTCACCCTCCAGGCGCTGCTCGTGGTGCTCGGTGTGCACCTGCTGGGCGTGGATTTCCTGCACCCGGCCCAGGTCGTCTTCACGGCCGTGGCCTCCAGCCTGACCTTCCTGGTCATGGTGCTGGCCCTGATCTTCTGCTTCGGCGCGGCCGGCCGTCTGCTGGCCCTGATCCTGCTGGTGCTGCAACTCGCTGCGTCCGGCGGCTCCTACCCGGTGGAAACGGCGCCCCGCTTCTTCCAGGTCATTCACGCGTGGCTGCCCGTCACGCAGAGCGTCGGCGCGTTGCGGCATGGGCTCAGTGGGGCCTTCGAGGGCCACTACGTGACCTTCATGCTGACCCTGCTGGCCCTGTTCGTCCTGAGCTTCGGCGTGGCCCTGCTGGGACGGCGCCGCTGGGAATTCGTGGCCGACGACGATTTCAAGCCGCTGATCAGCACCCCGATCATCTCCAAGGACGTGCCGCCCGACCCGTACATCGACGCGGCCAGCGACACCCCACGCGACATCCCGGAACGCGCCGTCCCGAACTGA